CTCGGAGATCCGATGGCTCCGGGCGAATGGTCTCTGTTGGGGCAATGCTCTCCGGCAGAGCCAGGGTCGCATAGAGAGTCTCGAAGTCACGGGCATCCATTTGCCCTCGGGTGTCGTCGACCGTTCCAGCGCTGTCAAGCCCGCAGAAACCGGTCGTCGCGTTGCGTAAGAATTCTTTGCGGCCAAACTGCCCACCAGAGTGCGCAGCAGAGCACCTGCGCGCCCACCCCGCTTCCCAACCGGAGCCTGCCCCTCCGCGGGCACCGCCTTCCAACGGGACCTCGCACCGTGCGGGAGGGTTGGCCCGAAAATTGATTCCCATTGGCCAGCACGATGAAATTCAACCTTCTCAAGGAACGGTTGGTGGTTTGGGTGCCTGGAGCCTCTCGTACACCAATCCCGCCGCAGGCACTCAACTCGACGGATCCTGCAGCGGGGTTCGCAAGAGAGCTTCCCCTGCGACCGATCCGCTCGTGGGGCCGGTTGCGCAGGAAGTTTCGCGCGATCGTCCGAAGGTTTTTGTGCTATCGATCGCCGCACATGGCGCGACTTCTTTATGACAACGTAGACGGAAGCCCCAGGGAAATCACGCTGGGGAATCGGGACGTCACGATCGGCCGCGAGAGTGGAAACGAGATCGTACTGGGGAATCCCCGCACATCACGACAGCACGCGGTGATCCGATCGCAGGACGACGGCACCTATCAGATCGTCGACCTCGGGAGCGCAAACGGCACGATGTTGAATTCGAACCGCCTTCGAATGCCGGCGACGCTGCACGATCAGGATGTCGTGTCGGTCGGAAAGACACAGATCATCTTCTCCGAACCGAGAGCCGTACCGAAGCCTGCGATCGATTCGACCGCACAGATGTCGACCGCCATGGCCGCAACTTCGGCCGGGTCTTCTCTCATTGGCGCTGGCCCCGCAATGAGCGAGGTCTTTCGGTTGGCGGAAAAGGCCGCACTGTCTCCGATCGCCGTCCTCATCGAGGGCGAAACCGGCACCGGAAAAGAACTTTTTGCACAGGCTATCCATGCGTCGAGCCCGCGGGCGCGTGCCCCGTTTCTTCCCGTCAATTGCGCCGCCCTCCCGGAGTCCCTCATTGAAAGCGAGCTGTTCGGACACCGCCGAGGAGCCTTCACGGGCGCGCATCAAGACCGCAAGGGGATCTTCGAGGCGGCTTCCGGGGGGACGATCTTCCTCGACGAAATCGGTGAGATGCCCGCCGCGATGCAGCCAAAACTGCTGCGCGTTCTGCAGGAGGGGGCGGTCACACCGATCGGAGAAAGTTGCCCGCGAGCCGTCGACGTCCGCGTACTATCGGCAACGAACCGCGACCTGACACGCGAGATCGAGGACACGAAATTTCGTTCGGATCTCTACTTCAGGCTTGCGGCTTTCCGGATTCGGTTGCCCCCTCTAAGAGAACGGCTCGAAGACTTACCCCTGCTGGCCCAGCGGCTCCTGTCCCAAGCGGCGCAGGCACACGGAACCAGAGCGCCCGAGATCGAACCCGCCACCCTGGCAATGCTTTGTGCGTACGATTGGCCGGGGAACGTCCGACAGCTCCAAAATGAGCTCTATCGAGCAGTCGCGCTCGCCCCCACAGGGGTTCCCATTACGACCGAGCACCTTTCCGAGGAGATCCGGGCCAATCAAGGAGCGGCGCCCGGGAGTCCGCCGACGCAGGCTGCTCCAGGAGACCTCCGCGAAGCCCGAGCGAGCTTCGAATCGGATCACATCCAGCGCATGCTCCAGCAGTGCGATGGAAATGTTTCGATGGCGGCCCGGGAGCTCGGCCTGTCTCGAAACGGCCTCCTGAAAAAGATCAAGGAACTCGGCCTCTCCGTGCCAGGCCGCGAGCCGTCCTGAACATTCCAGGGCCTCGCGGGGCCCCTTCCTGCCGCTGCGACCGCCCGCGATGCCCGCCCGCGGGTCGATAGCGATCATCCTTTCGGCTGCGTGCCAGCGAACCGGTGGGTTCCGAGAACTCCCCCGAGGCTGACCACGCAGGTGGGCAGTCCGCGGTTTCCGGACACGACGGGGTGCTACAGAAACTCGGGGAAGGCGGAGGCTAGCAATCGCTGATCGCACAAGTACTGGCAGAGTAGCCCGTGTGCGATCAGCGAAAGAACCGACCGCGAAGCTCCATCGCGGCCAGCATTGCGGCGAGGTCGGGTGCCTCGTCGACGGCTTCATAGGTTGGGTCGAGCACTTCAACCCCATAGGGCAAGAAAGCGATGATTCGCTCGCGCGAAACGAGCGCGTACTCCGAGTAGTTGGCCAGCAGCAACCACTCCCGACCGCCGCTGTGCGTCAAAGGGAAGCCGATGCCGTAATTCTCGGGCTCTGTAGTGCAGCCGAGTAGATCGTTAAGCAGCGTGGGGGCAACATCGAAGTGGCTTGTTCGGTGGTCGAAACTCGCGGCGCCCTGCCCCGGCCAATGAAGGAGCAGCGGCACATTGACCTGGGGCGGAGAGAAGTTGCTGTTGTGCCCCCAATAGTTGAGCCCGTTGTCGTTGAACTCCTGGCCGTGGTCGCCGGTGACGAGGACAACGGTGTTCTCGTCCAACCCACGAAGCTTCATCGCCTCTAAAGCCTCGCCGATCAGTGCGTCGTTGAAGTGCACGCTGTTGAGGTACAAATTGCGGAACGGGAGAGGGTCGGAGTCGTTGTCCAGGGCCAGGTAGTTGACACTATCCCAGCTCGGCTGGAAGGGGCGGGGGGCGCCCGAGGGGAGATCGAGGGCATGTGGGGCGTCGTAGAACAGCATGCTGAAGAAGGGGCGGCCGCTGTCGCGGCGATCGAGAAACTCCAGGAAGTCCTGCTGGGCGTCGATGTCACGCTCGCTGGCGCTGTCGCCCTTCGATTTCACTCTCAGCTCCGGTACGCGCGCAAAGATCGTGCGGTGGAACTCGGGGCTGACAAGCTTGGCGCTGGCGAAGATCTCAATTTGATACTGCTGACGCAGCAACTCATCGATCAGTACCGGTCCTCGGCCCTCGGCAAGCATGGCGTGCCCGTACGTGCCGGGCAGCGAGTAGAAGAGCGAAAAGAGGCCGGTGCGCGTTGCGCTGCCTCCGGCCACGTGATCGTCGTAGCGCTGGCTCTGCTCCGCGAGGCGCATCAGGTTGGGCGTCGCGCGTGGCGTGAGGGCATCCGCGCGCCAGCCGTCTATGACGATGATCACCAGGTTGAGTGGTGGCTCGGAGGTGTGGCAGTTCAGCTCTGCGCGCGGGTAGTTGAGCGCCGATCCGCGCTGGATGTCACCGACCCTCAGGTCTGATGCGCGGGATTCGACGCCCAGCCGCTTGAACTGCTTGTCGGCGGTGATCTGCAGGTAGCCGGGAAGCGTGCGGGCCTGGCGCGTGATGACGGTGGTCGCGCTGGCGTTGGCCCAGGCGTGCAGAAGCCCCTGAGCGATGAAGATCATCACCAGCGCCGCGGCCAGTGATCGTCCGCGGCGCAATCCGCCTCCGCTCTCGAGCCTGCGCCAGATCCAGCGGGCCCAGAAGTATTGGATGGCCACGATTGCCAGGACTAGCAGGGAAGACTGCAGATACATGGTCCAGCCGAAGACGAGAATCTCGCTGGCTGCGCCTCCGAAGACCAGATTGAAGATCTCGGCATTGAGATGGAAGCGGTACTGCTGGAATATCACGGTGTCGACCAGCGCGGCGAAGAGGAGAATGGACGAGAGCCCCATTGCAAGCCCCGTTTGAAGTCGTCGCCGTGGCCAGATGAGCGCCAAGGGGAGTAACAACAGCGCGGGGAGAAAGGCCAGGAATGCGCTGTGCCCGGCGAACATCAGCCAGCGGAAGAGCTGGGCCAGCATGCCATTCGCCGGTCCGACCACGGAGAGATTTCTCAGGAGGACGGCCACGATCAGCCATACGTTTCCGAACAGGAACCAACCGGTCCAGCGCAGTAGCATGCGACGCGCCGGAATGGGCCGGGCCACGTGGCCTGACACTCGCCTGTTCACCGCGTCCATTGGTAGCGCAGCCCCGCGCCGAAGTCGCGTCGTCGCGATAAAGTGGCGGACTTCAGCGCGGGGAGGATTGAGAAAGGTGTCAGCCGAAAAGCTACCCAAGAATGCGGATGTTGCTCGTCCAGGCGAGAAGTATGTACCCCTTGTGCCCGGTTCCGGTGTCGCCGAGTTCACACTCAAGGCGGCACTCTCGGGCAGCGTGCTCGGCATCGCCTTCGGCTTTGCCAATACCTACCTCGGTCTCAAGGCCGGCCTGACGATCAGTACCTCGATTCCGCCCGGCGGCTTCGCCGCGGCCGCCTGGGCCCGAAGAACTGCACCCGGCTCCAGGCTTCGCGCTGGCGGCCGCTGGCGGCTACCCGGCGACCTGGGCAAATAGGCCGTTCATGCTTTCTATCGTCGGAGATGGCCGCACGCTCGACTTAGTCCAGTGCGGCAGGTTGGACTTGTAGGAAGTTCTGCTCCTCGAAAGGTTCGGGATGGTTGACCACCACGAAGGACTGCGTGGCCTTTTGCCAGCCGATGGGCGTCGTCAGTCCGGGCCCGGGGAAGTCTTTCAAGATGTAGCTCTTTGGTGCGTAGCTGAGGAAGCGGGTGCCGGGTGTCGCGACAAAGAAGGACGCGGCCCCAAAGAGTTCCCCGTCGGCATAGGCTTCAACCCTGTGAACCCCGGGGCCAAGGAGTCCATAGTTCCAGGTCAAGCCAAAACCATTGTCGGAGTCTCCGCAAATCTCTTCGGTGTCGCCGCGTTCCGTACCGTACCCTGCAGTTTGGGGGACTCCGTCGATTACCAGGGAGATTTTCTCGGCGTCACAAAACCATCCCGACAAGAGACTGATTCCACTGGCGGAGCCGCCTTTCTGGGGGTTCTCCAGAACCCCCACGCCCGTCGTGGGCCCCTTGCTCTCCAGAGTTTCGAGCACGAACTCCTGTTCGAGATCGACGAGGACGAAATTCTGTAGACCTTCGCTCCAACGAATCGTCGAGCTTTTCCCCGCCCTGGGGAAGTCCGGCAGGTTGTAGGTGCCCGAGGCCCCCCTGAGGAATGGAATCAGGAGAGTTGTCGATCCGGACTCGGGCAAATCAATTCCGCCGACCTCGCCGGGGTTGGCCGCGGATGCGTTCGCGAGTTCGGT
The Candidatus Binatia bacterium DNA segment above includes these coding regions:
- a CDS encoding sigma 54-interacting transcriptional regulator, which encodes MARLLYDNVDGSPREITLGNRDVTIGRESGNEIVLGNPRTSRQHAVIRSQDDGTYQIVDLGSANGTMLNSNRLRMPATLHDQDVVSVGKTQIIFSEPRAVPKPAIDSTAQMSTAMAATSAGSSLIGAGPAMSEVFRLAEKAALSPIAVLIEGETGTGKELFAQAIHASSPRARAPFLPVNCAALPESLIESELFGHRRGAFTGAHQDRKGIFEAASGGTIFLDEIGEMPAAMQPKLLRVLQEGAVTPIGESCPRAVDVRVLSATNRDLTREIEDTKFRSDLYFRLAAFRIRLPPLRERLEDLPLLAQRLLSQAAQAHGTRAPEIEPATLAMLCAYDWPGNVRQLQNELYRAVALAPTGVPITTEHLSEEIRANQGAAPGSPPTQAAPGDLREARASFESDHIQRMLQQCDGNVSMAARELGLSRNGLLKKIKELGLSVPGREPS
- a CDS encoding DUF3413 domain-containing protein, producing the protein MARPIPARRMLLRWTGWFLFGNVWLIVAVLLRNLSVVGPANGMLAQLFRWLMFAGHSAFLAFLPALLLLPLALIWPRRRLQTGLAMGLSSILLFAALVDTVIFQQYRFHLNAEIFNLVFGGAASEILVFGWTMYLQSSLLVLAIVAIQYFWARWIWRRLESGGGLRRGRSLAAALVMIFIAQGLLHAWANASATTVITRQARTLPGYLQITADKQFKRLGVESRASDLRVGDIQRGSALNYPRAELNCHTSEPPLNLVIIVIDGWRADALTPRATPNLMRLAEQSQRYDDHVAGGSATRTGLFSLFYSLPGTYGHAMLAEGRGPVLIDELLRQQYQIEIFASAKLVSPEFHRTIFARVPELRVKSKGDSASERDIDAQQDFLEFLDRRDSGRPFFSMLFYDAPHALDLPSGAPRPFQPSWDSVNYLALDNDSDPLPFRNLYLNSVHFNDALIGEALEAMKLRGLDENTVVLVTGDHGQEFNDNGLNYWGHNSNFSPPQVNVPLLLHWPGQGAASFDHRTSHFDVAPTLLNDLLGCTTEPENYGIGFPLTHSGGREWLLLANYSEYALVSRERIIAFLPYGVEVLDPTYEAVDEAPDLAAMLAAMELRGRFFR